The following coding sequences are from one Sphingobium sp. RAC03 window:
- a CDS encoding polysaccharide pyruvyl transferase family protein, producing the protein MSARRTIFISGMFDMNNYGDLLFPLVARARLADAGFDVVAVSPTGGQADFPDALPTIDIGEMLSGSIAPAGILIGGGYMIHANSLAFLDHYGDPSLGNWAGAGLWLGATLAAALRDIPIAWNAPGVPHPFSSRQRRVIDAARHAASYVSVRDEGSRHLLAPATEDASIAIVPDPIADLPRLWSRADLADPFRQLLARKGMAPDTQLLAIHIRNRSVAGVDRQALGSALRQFTEARRMVPMLVAVGQNHDDPTVARQFADSLGAPCLMLDDPLSLQEISAAIAHSALYIGASLHGYVAASAYGVPGILVGRPSYNKFSGFLAHCGRPQDLARTWEEALTMASTKGQRQDGSLLPASIADALDRHWARITAAFDAPVERREARRDFALTWMRDMIANDGPGWALQPILNRRMRTQPAAAGGLFDLSPIAKEHP; encoded by the coding sequence ATGAGCGCGCGGCGCACCATCTTCATATCCGGCATGTTCGACATGAACAATTATGGCGACCTGCTGTTTCCCCTGGTGGCGCGCGCGCGTCTGGCCGATGCGGGTTTTGATGTGGTGGCGGTGTCACCGACCGGCGGGCAGGCCGACTTTCCCGACGCCCTGCCGACCATCGACATTGGCGAGATGTTGTCGGGATCGATCGCCCCGGCCGGGATATTGATCGGCGGCGGCTATATGATCCACGCCAATTCGCTGGCCTTTTTGGATCATTATGGCGATCCGTCGCTTGGCAATTGGGCAGGCGCTGGCCTTTGGTTGGGGGCGACGCTGGCGGCGGCGCTGCGCGACATTCCCATCGCCTGGAACGCGCCCGGCGTGCCGCATCCCTTTTCCAGTCGACAAAGGCGCGTGATCGACGCCGCCCGCCATGCCGCATCCTATGTTTCTGTGCGGGACGAAGGCAGCCGCCATCTGCTCGCTCCTGCGACGGAAGACGCCAGTATCGCGATCGTACCGGACCCCATTGCCGATCTGCCGCGGCTGTGGTCACGGGCCGATCTTGCCGACCCATTCCGGCAATTGCTGGCACGCAAGGGGATGGCACCCGACACACAATTGCTGGCCATCCATATCCGCAATCGGTCGGTCGCGGGCGTGGATCGCCAGGCGCTTGGATCAGCGCTGCGCCAGTTCACGGAGGCACGGCGGATGGTGCCGATGCTGGTGGCCGTCGGGCAGAACCATGACGACCCGACGGTCGCGCGCCAATTCGCTGACTCGCTCGGCGCGCCGTGCCTTATGCTCGACGACCCGCTCAGCCTGCAGGAAATCAGCGCCGCAATCGCCCATAGCGCGCTCTATATCGGGGCGTCCCTGCATGGCTATGTCGCCGCCAGTGCCTATGGCGTGCCTGGCATTCTGGTCGGCCGTCCGAGCTATAATAAATTTTCAGGCTTTCTGGCCCATTGCGGGCGGCCACAGGATCTCGCGCGCACCTGGGAGGAGGCTTTGACGATGGCATCGACGAAGGGCCAACGCCAGGATGGCAGCCTGCTGCCCGCATCGATCGCCGATGCCCTGGACCGCCATTGGGCGAGAATCACCGCTGCCTTCGACGCGCCTGTGGAGCGGCGGGAAGCAAGGCGCGACTTCGCCCTGACCTGGATGCGCGACATGATCGCGAACGATGGGCCGGGCTGGGCGCTCCAACCCATTCTCAATCGCCGGATGCGCACCCAGCCCGCTGCGGCGGGCGGCCTGTTCGACCTGTCCCCTATTGCAAAGGAACACCCATGA
- a CDS encoding acyl carrier protein → MNQRLPCDRDTLRAWMVAYIGGVLSLPEQVPADQTFDAYGFDSVEAVVMAGVMEEEFGVQVDPVQLFENPSIDEFVAAFASDGGGNIAGAEQRD, encoded by the coding sequence ATGAACCAACGCCTGCCATGCGACCGTGATACGCTGCGGGCCTGGATGGTCGCCTATATCGGCGGCGTCCTGTCCCTGCCCGAACAGGTGCCGGCCGATCAGACATTCGACGCCTATGGGTTCGACAGTGTGGAAGCGGTGGTGATGGCTGGCGTTATGGAGGAAGAGTTCGGCGTACAGGTCGATCCCGTCCAACTGTTCGAAAATCCCAGCATCGACGAATTTGTTGCCGCCTTTGCCAGCGATGGGGGCGGCAACATCGCGGGTGCGGAGCAACGCGATTGA
- a CDS encoding glycosyltransferase family 2 protein: MTQPAVSIVLVSYNMRRELPRTLLSLCPPYQTDIARADIEIILMDNGSDQPPTLTDVAHLDADIRIVQQAQPSVSPVSAINHGLSLARAPFIGVWIDGARLASPGLIAACRSAATLHPRPVVATLNYQLGPTLQFDSIRHGYDRHAEDHLLDTIDWPQAGYRLFDVATSELRGGPEGPMLESNALFLPRPLWDELGGYDAAFVEPGGGVVNPDTYLRACALPDVQQIRIVGEGTFHQIHGGVSTSTPESAIAVLQTGSRLYRQRRGRPLATMRDPGWLYDAQNRSVIQPPISARA, translated from the coding sequence TTGACGCAACCCGCCGTCTCGATCGTGCTGGTAAGTTATAATATGCGGCGGGAACTGCCCCGCACGCTGTTGTCGCTATGCCCGCCCTATCAGACGGACATCGCGCGCGCCGATATCGAGATCATCCTGATGGATAATGGTTCCGACCAGCCACCAACCCTGACGGACGTGGCTCATCTGGATGCCGATATTCGCATCGTGCAACAGGCCCAGCCCAGCGTGTCGCCGGTGTCGGCGATCAACCATGGGCTCTCGCTTGCCCGCGCGCCGTTTATCGGGGTGTGGATCGACGGCGCACGACTGGCCTCGCCCGGATTGATCGCCGCCTGCCGTTCGGCAGCGACGCTGCATCCGCGGCCCGTGGTCGCGACGCTCAACTATCAATTGGGACCGACCCTGCAGTTCGACAGCATACGCCATGGCTATGATCGCCATGCTGAGGATCACTTGCTCGATACGATCGACTGGCCGCAGGCGGGCTATCGCCTGTTCGACGTCGCGACGAGCGAATTGCGTGGTGGCCCGGAGGGGCCGATGCTGGAGAGCAACGCGCTGTTCCTGCCCCGGCCGCTATGGGACGAACTGGGCGGCTATGACGCGGCGTTCGTGGAGCCGGGCGGCGGCGTGGTCAATCCCGACACCTATTTGCGGGCCTGTGCCCTGCCCGATGTGCAGCAGATCCGCATAGTGGGCGAAGGGACGTTCCATCAGATCCATGGCGGCGTGTCGACCAGCACCCCGGAAAGCGCGATAGCGGTACTCCAGACCGGTAGTCGCCTGTATCGGCAACGGCGCGGTCGCCCGCTGGCCACGATGCGCGATCCGGGCTGGCTCTATGATGCCCAAAACCGATCCGTCATCCAGCCGCCGATCAGTGCGCGCGCATGA
- a CDS encoding phytanoyl-CoA dioxygenase family protein codes for MTAHRIDKAAIARYRRDGFLAPLPVMDEAAMAAQLAQVDALAAMRAGRIAPGHNVKVHLLAPFLWDMVHHPAILDPIEQLLGPDLLCWAAGFFDKAPGTPQHVTWHQDATYWGLSAPQALTAWIAFTPSLPDNGCMRVSPGSHRTPLVHVDTRDNDVMLPGREAIAEEVDESKAVDIQLRPGEMSLHDVMLVHGSRANMSMQRRCGFAIRYIPAHLRSIGPVRASATLVRGRDHGHFDLEQAPEAPYHPAALDRYSGVLRRWMRNVLPNMGGQS; via the coding sequence ATGACGGCGCATCGCATCGATAAGGCCGCCATCGCCCGCTATCGGCGCGACGGTTTTCTCGCGCCCCTGCCTGTGATGGATGAGGCCGCGATGGCCGCCCAACTCGCCCAGGTCGATGCGCTGGCCGCGATGCGCGCGGGCCGGATCGCGCCCGGCCATAATGTGAAGGTGCATCTTCTCGCCCCTTTCCTCTGGGACATGGTCCATCATCCCGCCATTCTTGACCCCATCGAGCAATTGCTGGGGCCGGACCTTCTCTGCTGGGCAGCGGGCTTTTTCGACAAGGCCCCAGGCACGCCGCAACATGTGACCTGGCATCAGGATGCGACCTATTGGGGCCTGTCGGCGCCCCAGGCGCTGACCGCCTGGATCGCCTTCACCCCTTCCCTGCCGGACAATGGCTGCATGCGCGTCAGTCCCGGCAGCCATCGGACACCCTTGGTGCATGTCGATACCCGCGACAATGACGTGATGTTGCCCGGACGCGAAGCGATCGCCGAGGAGGTGGACGAGAGCAAGGCGGTGGATATCCAGTTGCGCCCCGGCGAAATGTCGCTGCACGACGTCATGCTGGTTCACGGCTCACGCGCGAACATGTCGATGCAACGCCGTTGCGGTTTCGCCATCCGCTATATTCCCGCCCACCTCCGATCCATCGGCCCAGTACGCGCTTCCGCCACATTGGTACGAGGGCGGGACCATGGTCATTTCGATCTGGAACAGGCGCCCGAAGCCCCCTACCATCCGGCTGCGCTCGACCGATATTCTGGCGTGCTGCGCCGATGGATGCGCAATGTCCTGCCCAATATGGGGGGGCAGTCTTGA
- a CDS encoding fatty acyl-AMP ligase, with protein sequence MSFAVAPTLPALLEQHAATRGDHSAIRFLQRGEAVTEQACYAELHAAVTTMAGRLYQAGLAGTPVVLALPPGLPFVVTLLACLRAGAIAVPIPFPPTGDEARRRLALMVADLGAGSVIGPADHGIDMGALRPVDPAAMTGDGVDVPLPDPDAAAVIQYSSGSTQAPRGIVISHRNIMANQAMIGQMFGSGPDIVAVNWLPPHHDMGLFGALLHPLYASGTAVLMPPFAFIQKPLRWLKAISDHRGTTAGGPNFGYDLCVRRITPAQAGTLDLSTLKVAFCGAEPVRLRSLNAFADRLAPARFDPAAFLPCYGLAEATLLATSTRWNDGAPVAVPGVGRAHVSCGWAPDDAQVRICDPQDGRPLPDGERGEICIAGPHVAMGLWSGREGRVVPLPELREDEDGTGWLPTGDVGSWAADGLVILDRIKDCIIVHGRNIHAADAEAAALDVDGPPLLAVAAVGITVEDEEQLLLLCEVARNRSSAMERREWARVVAQQVGERCALMPQIVFVGSGALPRTTSGKIRRQAARAAYQAGEIKALVEGDM encoded by the coding sequence TTGAGCTTCGCCGTCGCCCCGACCTTGCCCGCCCTGCTGGAACAACATGCGGCGACCCGTGGGGATCACAGCGCCATCCGGTTCCTGCAACGGGGCGAGGCGGTCACCGAGCAGGCATGCTATGCCGAGCTGCATGCGGCGGTAACGACCATGGCGGGCCGATTATACCAGGCAGGGCTCGCCGGCACGCCGGTCGTGCTGGCCTTGCCACCGGGCTTGCCCTTCGTCGTGACGCTGCTGGCGTGCTTGCGCGCGGGTGCCATTGCCGTACCGATCCCCTTTCCCCCGACCGGCGACGAGGCGCGGCGGAGGCTGGCCTTGATGGTCGCCGATCTGGGCGCCGGCAGCGTAATCGGTCCCGCCGATCATGGCATCGACATGGGCGCACTGCGCCCAGTCGATCCGGCAGCCATGACGGGAGACGGGGTAGATGTGCCCCTGCCCGATCCCGATGCGGCGGCCGTGATCCAATATAGTTCGGGTTCCACCCAGGCACCCCGCGGGATCGTCATCAGCCATCGCAACATCATGGCCAATCAAGCGATGATCGGACAGATGTTCGGTAGCGGGCCGGACATCGTGGCCGTCAACTGGCTCCCCCCGCATCATGATATGGGGTTGTTCGGCGCGCTCCTGCATCCGCTTTATGCCAGCGGCACCGCCGTACTGATGCCCCCCTTCGCCTTTATCCAGAAGCCGCTCCGCTGGCTGAAGGCGATCAGCGACCATCGAGGCACGACCGCTGGCGGACCCAATTTCGGCTATGACCTGTGCGTTCGTCGCATCACGCCGGCGCAGGCAGGGACGCTCGATCTGTCGACATTGAAAGTCGCATTTTGCGGGGCGGAGCCGGTACGATTGCGCAGCCTGAACGCCTTTGCCGACCGCCTGGCACCGGCACGGTTCGATCCGGCTGCCTTTCTGCCTTGCTATGGTTTGGCCGAAGCCACGCTTTTGGCGACATCGACCCGATGGAACGATGGCGCGCCGGTTGCAGTCCCTGGCGTGGGCCGTGCCCATGTCTCCTGTGGATGGGCACCCGACGACGCGCAGGTCAGGATTTGCGATCCGCAGGATGGACGCCCGCTCCCCGATGGCGAACGCGGCGAAATCTGCATCGCCGGACCGCATGTCGCCATGGGTCTTTGGTCAGGGCGGGAGGGCCGCGTGGTGCCATTGCCCGAATTGCGCGAGGATGAGGATGGGACAGGCTGGCTTCCCACTGGGGACGTGGGCAGCTGGGCTGCTGATGGCCTGGTGATATTGGACCGGATCAAGGATTGCATCATCGTCCATGGCCGCAATATCCATGCCGCCGACGCCGAAGCCGCCGCGCTGGACGTGGATGGACCGCCACTGCTGGCGGTAGCGGCCGTCGGCATTACCGTCGAGGATGAGGAGCAACTGCTGCTATTGTGCGAAGTCGCGCGGAACCGCAGCAGCGCGATGGAACGCAGGGAATGGGCCAGGGTCGTGGCGCAGCAGGTTGGTGAACGGTGCGCCCTGATGCCCCAGATCGTCTTTGTCGGCAGCGGTGCCCTGCCGCGCACGACCAGCGGCAAAATCCGACGGCAGGCGGCCCGCGCCGCCTATCAGGCGGGTGAGATCAAGGCGCTGGTTGAGGGGGATATGTGA
- a CDS encoding phytanoyl-CoA dioxygenase family protein: MGKGLTDAQIDAFRRDGVVFPVRLYPQTEAAQFRSALEAIEASRAGRLPPALNAKPHLLIPWLWDMVHNPCLLDAIEDLLGPDLLCWGSSFIIKEGHSPRHVTWHQDQTHWGLNAPRAVTAWLALSDSGPDNGGVQMIPGSHAQILPHRDSGDRLNMLGRREEVIGGVDQRSAIDVRLRPGEMSLHDPLIVHGSPPNQSSERRIGFAMRYIPATVAQRSGARNFATLVRGRDHGHFQLEQAPAAPFHPDALRHHGESIRHGMAVIFDKSDRQPEASAPKGLDG, encoded by the coding sequence ATGGGGAAAGGCCTGACCGATGCCCAGATCGATGCTTTTCGTCGCGACGGCGTCGTTTTCCCCGTTCGCCTGTATCCGCAAACGGAAGCCGCGCAATTTCGTTCCGCACTGGAAGCGATCGAGGCGAGCCGTGCCGGGCGGCTGCCGCCTGCGCTGAACGCCAAGCCGCACCTGCTGATCCCCTGGCTATGGGATATGGTCCATAATCCATGTCTGCTCGACGCGATCGAGGATCTGCTGGGGCCGGACCTGCTATGCTGGGGCAGCAGTTTCATCATCAAGGAGGGCCACAGCCCCCGCCATGTCACTTGGCATCAGGACCAGACGCATTGGGGCCTCAATGCACCGCGCGCGGTGACGGCCTGGCTGGCGCTGAGCGACAGCGGCCCCGACAATGGCGGCGTGCAGATGATTCCAGGCAGCCATGCCCAGATATTGCCCCATCGCGACAGCGGCGACCGGCTGAACATGCTGGGTCGCCGCGAAGAGGTGATCGGCGGCGTGGATCAGCGGTCGGCGATCGACGTCAGGCTGCGTCCGGGCGAAATGTCGTTGCATGATCCGCTCATCGTCCATGGATCGCCACCGAACCAATCCAGCGAGCGGCGTATCGGCTTTGCGATGCGCTATATTCCCGCCACGGTGGCGCAGCGCAGCGGCGCGCGCAATTTCGCGACGTTGGTCCGTGGCCGGGATCATGGCCATTTCCAGTTGGAACAGGCACCCGCCGCGCCCTTCCACCCCGATGCGCTGCGGCATCATGGTGAATCGATCCGGCATGGGATGGCCGTGATATTCGACAAGAGCGATCGTCAACCAGAAGCCTCTGCGCCCAAAGGTCTTGACGGATGA
- a CDS encoding cytochrome P450 → MTSITDPDAPISPAMPPFRSEGNGPWVITRHADASLILRSPAFRTASPMMGIERIADRAKRDYSDLLALLDQTMVFQNGSAHLVSRQAVRHIVQQSMARWPASTILAEARHIATSVPSGGAIDAVVHLADPLPSRILASMLGLPVDQAMALRADAMLVTRAWSHSCSLRDYDACQDAARRLRRGLRSGLQRDSIETDDASFDLIAFLLVAGADSIAGTISAALDLLARNPAWQARLRSEPTLMPGFIRETLRLAGPLRRLNRRVAQAAVDIGGVSIAPGDLVLLRIDRAHRDAEAFADPDQIDPGRKNAPLLAFGGGAHMCQGPLLGAMEAEMMVTAIIDRFQIHPAAARGVLLDHEDWRVFAHLPLILTPVAAEQ, encoded by the coding sequence ATGACCTCTATTACTGATCCCGACGCGCCGATCAGCCCCGCCATGCCGCCCTTCCGCAGCGAAGGGAACGGCCCGTGGGTCATCACGCGCCACGCCGATGCCAGCCTGATATTGCGATCGCCCGCTTTCCGCACAGCATCGCCGATGATGGGCATCGAACGGATCGCTGATCGCGCCAAGCGCGACTATTCAGATTTGCTGGCATTACTCGACCAAACGATGGTGTTTCAAAATGGCTCAGCGCATCTGGTCAGCAGGCAAGCCGTGCGCCATATCGTGCAGCAAAGCATGGCACGATGGCCAGCGTCCACCATTCTGGCGGAAGCCCGGCACATCGCAACTTCGGTGCCGTCTGGCGGCGCGATCGACGCGGTTGTGCATCTGGCTGATCCCCTCCCTTCTCGGATCCTGGCATCGATGCTGGGTTTGCCGGTCGATCAGGCCATGGCCTTGCGCGCGGACGCGATGCTGGTGACGCGGGCCTGGTCGCATAGCTGCAGTTTGCGGGACTATGATGCCTGCCAGGATGCCGCCCGTCGCTTGCGCCGTGGGCTCCGCAGCGGCTTGCAGCGGGATAGCATTGAGACTGACGATGCATCTTTCGATCTGATCGCGTTCCTGCTGGTCGCCGGGGCGGATTCCATCGCGGGTACGATCAGCGCGGCTCTGGACCTATTGGCGCGCAACCCGGCCTGGCAGGCGCGCCTACGGTCGGAACCGACTCTGATGCCGGGATTCATTCGCGAAACGCTGCGTCTTGCCGGGCCGTTGCGCCGTCTCAACCGGCGCGTGGCCCAGGCAGCGGTCGATATTGGGGGCGTGTCGATCGCGCCGGGCGATCTGGTGTTGCTGCGGATCGACCGTGCCCACCGGGACGCCGAAGCATTCGCTGACCCCGACCAAATCGATCCCGGCCGGAAAAATGCACCGTTGCTCGCCTTCGGCGGCGGCGCGCATATGTGCCAGGGGCCATTGCTTGGCGCGATGGAGGCCGAAATGATGGTAACCGCCATCATCGACCGCTTCCAGATACACCCGGCCGCGGCGCGCGGTGTCTTGCTAGATCATGAGGATTGGCGTGTGTTCGCGCACCTGCCCCTCATACTGACCCCTGTTGCGGCGGAGCAATGA